From Eulemur rufifrons isolate Redbay chromosome 22, OSU_ERuf_1, whole genome shotgun sequence:
ggggacggggtggggcagggggaggggacggggtgggggggaggggacggggtgggggggaggggacgggggaggggggcagggggtggggggcaggagcaaggggatgggggcggggcagggggaggggacggggtggggcagggggaggggacggggtgggggggaggggacggggtgggggggaggggatggggaggggattgggggggagggggcagggcaggaggaggggacggggcgggggaggggaggggagggggcgtggcgggggaggggaggggagggggcgtggcgggggaggggacggggcggggcggagggggcgggggggaggggacggggcgggggaggggaggggagggggcgtggcgggggaggggaggggagggggcgtggcgggggaggggacggggcggggcggagggggcgggggggagggggcgtggcGGGGGAGGGGACGGGACAGGGCGGGGCGGATGGGacggggggaggggacggggcgggggggaggggacggggcgggggggaggggacggggcgggggggaggggacggggcgggggggaggggacggggcgggggggaggggactggacagggcagggcagggcagggggaccGCGGCGCCCGCCCAGCCGCCGTCTCCGCCGCAGTCGCACGGCGAGGAGCTGCGCTTCGTGGAGAACGGTTGCCACGACAACCCCACGCTGGACGTGGCCAGCGACAGCCAGTCGGAGCTGCCGGAGAAGCACCTCGCGCTCAACGGCCGCGCCCTCAACGGCCCGGGCAGCTGGGGGGCGCTCATGGGGGTCAAGCGGGACCCCGAGGACTCGGACGTGTTCGAGGAGGACACGCACCTGTGAGCGCGGCCGCCGCCCGGgccccccgcgccccgcgcccgccgGGGACGGGCAGGGCGGACCCCGAAGAAGCGGACGGCCCCCCGCGCCCCGGGTTCACCAGcggccccggcccagccccccacccccgcccgagGCCCCGCTTCCCGGCCCCGCACCCCGCCCGGCCCTGCGGGTGGCGGCCggcgcgccccgcgccccggaCTCCATTAAAGCCGCCCGGAGACCACGGGCCCCGCCGCCCGCCTGCGCGCCTGGTTCTTGCgtccggggggcggggcggggagggggcggggcctgagggGAGGGGGCGGAGCGTGGAGGGAGGAGCGGCCGgcgaggctgggggcggggggaggcggggCCGGCACTGCCGGGGCGTGGCGTGGAAGGAGGCGGGGGCGGAGCGTGAAGGGAGGCGGGGCCGGCGCggccggggcggggggaggcaggGCGTGGATGGAGGAGCGGCCGGcgcggctgggggcggggccggcgcggctgggggcggggcgtgGGGGAAGGCGGGGCCGGCGCTGCCGGGGAGTGACATGGAaggaggctgggggcggggcgtgGACGGAGGCGGGgccggcggcgggggcggggggcggggccggctcGGCTGGGGGCGGGCCGTGGGGAGGCGGGGCCGGcgaggcggggggcggggcgtcAGCGGAGGCGGGGccggcggcggggggcggggcctcggcGGTCCTCCGAGCGCCAGGCGCCGCTGCGCTGCCGAGCGGGCCGGGCGGGGCGTCCCGTGTTTACGTCCGGCCCGGCGCGCCGCGTCGCCGCCCGAGGTCGCGCGGCCGGGGTCCGAGCCTGCGCGCCATGGACACCAGCGACCTGTTCGCCAGCTGCAGGAAGGGGGATGTGGGCCGAGTGCGGTGAGGACCCCGCCGTCCCGGGGGGCGTGCGGGCGCGCGGGCCCCGCCGTAGGCCTTGGCGGGCGCGGGACCCCCCAAGGGCGGGCGCCCGGGCCGTCCGGGGCGGGGATGCCGGTGGTGGTTCACCTccggagggcttcctggaggaggggactgCTGCGCCGAGGCCCGAAGGAGAAGTGGGCGGGGGCCAAGGTGGGCCGCCCTGGGATCCAGTAGGGTCCGGGTGTCGCGCCCCGGGGGCAGGCCTGGGACTCCGGACGTGGCTCCTTTGTCTGATGGTGTCACGACCTGGCGCTGGGACGTCTAGAGCCCAGAATGCGCCTCCGGTCTCCGGGGACTCAGGAACCCCGGATGCAGCTAAAGCGAACCTGGCGCCGAAGTCACCGTCCCCGTGGGCCAGGCTGGGACTGGGGACACCTGTCTCCCTCggcctccccctcttcctcctcggcctcctttctctttgctcttttctTCCTCGTTCCCTGGCCTTGACCCATCACTTCCGACCTCTCCTGGGCCGGTCCCAGGCTGCCTTTGTCCCCAAGCCTCCCTGGGCCCGTCCCCAACATCAGGTGCCACCCGGGAATGACCGGAGTGCAGCTCGGCGCACTCTAAGGTCCCACCTggacacctgccctgggctgtccccacctccctgaTGGCCGGCCCCACCGGCGGGTCGCTGAGTCCCCTCTGTCACCTCCCACCTCTCAGCGGCCACCTCGCCTGGTGACTTCCGCCCTCCGGGATCTGTCGCGCCCTGGTGGTGCGCCTGCAGAAGCGTCCCTCTTGTCCCTTGCCTCCAGCAGGGCTGGCCTCCCGACACACgcagccgggggggggggggcctgtgGCTGAGACGGGGTCCCTGTCACCCCGTCTCTGTCCCCGAAACGCCAGGAGGGCCAAAGTCTCAGCCTTCCCAGCTCGGCTCGGCCCCCGCAGCCCCCGCAGCCGCTGTTGGCGCTCAGTGCCCGCCTGTCTGCGCCCTGCCCTGCCCGTGTCGCCTGTCCTCGTCTGGGGGACCCCTGCCGCGGTGGGGCTCTGACCCCGGCGGTGACCCGCTTCCCTCCCGCGCAGGTACCTGCTGGAGCAGCGGGACGTGGAGGTGAACGTGCGCGACAAGTGGGACAGCACCCCCTTGTGAGTGCCGGGCTGGTGGCcctgggggggggcgggcggggagggTCCCCTGGGTGCTTCCCGACGGCCCCTGCGCTTCCTGTCCCCCGCAGGTACTACGCCTGCCTGTGCGGCCACGAGGAGCTGGTGCTCTACCTGCTGGCCAACGGTGAGCGCGCGCGCGAGCGAGCGTGTGCGCATGCGCGCGGTCAAGGGCCTCCGCgcgcgccccgccccctcctcgccccgccccctcctcgccccctcctcgccccgcccccgcccagagTCTGTCCGTCCCCCTCTGTCCCCTGTTCCTgctgctgcctcagggcctttgcacgtgcggCGCGTCCTGCTCGGACCGCCCTTTCCCGCCTCTCTCTGCACGGCCTGGCCTGCTCCCTTCTGTCACATGCTCTGTGCGCATCGCTGCCGCCACGGTGGCCCCGTGCGATCGCCCTGTGTGGCGGCCACCACCCCTGTCCCCCTTCCTCTCCGTTTTCCTTGCTAGTCCCCGCCACCGTTTGTGGTCCCGCCCCGACCAGGGTGTGAGTCCGGCGGGGGCAGGGGCCTGTGTGTTTTGTCTGCTGCTCTGTCGCCGCGCCGGGGACAGGGCCAGCCGCGGAGTGTCCCCTTTCAGGGTGTGCACGCGAGTGCGCGTGCGTGCGCCTTGCTGCGGTCGCGATGAGCCCAGGGTCGTTGGAGGAGGGGACTCCAGGGCCAGCGAGGGGCAGGAGGCTTAGGGCCTGTCCCCACGTGTCCCCCGGCTGCGGGGTCGGGGGAGGGTCCTGCTCACAGGCGGGTCCCCGCCCGTCCCCAGGCGCGCGCTGCGAGGCCAACACCTTCGACGGCGAGCGCTGCCTGTACGGGGCGCTGAGCGACGCCATCCGCCGGGCGCTGCGCGACTACAAGCAGGTCACCGCCTCCTGCAGGCGGCGGGATTACTACGACGACTTCCTGCAGCGGTGAGCCCGGGTGTGGGGCGCCGCCGCCGCGGGTCCCCTCTGcaccgggctgggctgggctgggcgttCCTGAACGTCCCCCTGTCCCCCCCGCCGCCGCGGGTCCCCTCTGCaccgggcagggctgggctgggcgttCCTGAATGTCCCCCGTCCCCCCCGCCGCCGCGGGTCCCCTCTGCaccgggcagggctgggctgggcgttCCTGAATGTCCCCCGTCCCCCCCGCCGCCGCGGGTCCCCTCTGCaccgggcagggctgggctgggcgttCCTGAATGTCCCCCgtccccccgccgccgccgcgggtCCCCTCTGcgccgggctgggctgggctgggcgttCCTGAATGTTCCCCCCCCGTCCCCCCCGCCCGGCTGTCGCGTCTGTCCCCAGGCTTCTGGAGCAGGGTCTCCACAGCGACGTGGCCTTCGTGGTGCACGGGAAGCCGTTCCGGGCGCACCGCTGCGTCCTGGGCGCCCGCAGCGCCTACTTCGCCAACATGCTGGACACCAAGTGGAAGGGCAAGGGCGTCGTGGTCCTCAGGCACCCGCTGGTGGGTCCCCGCGGGGTGACGGGGGGGAGGGGACGGCGGGGGACTGGCGCTGGGGCGGCCGCCTCTGACCGTCCCTTTCTGCTGCTGGCTGCGCCCACAGATCAACCCGGTCGCCTTCGGGGCCCTGTTGCAGTACCTGTACACAGGTGACCCGCGGGCACGGGTGGcacgggcggggcggggctgacCTGTCACCTCTAGAGCCTCCCTCGGTCCCCGCAGTCGCCTCCGGGGTCGGGGCGCGGAACTCCGCATTGGGGTGCCTGCCCCGTAGGAGGAGCTCGTCCTGTCTGCCCCGGGGCCTGTAGGACCGTCCCCCTCCCTCAAGACAGCAGGTGGCCCCACAGCCAGGGGGTGGCTGGGTGGGAGGGGCCCGGTGACAGCTGcgggccccgccctgccccgcccccaggccgGCTGGACATCGGCGTGGAGCACGTGGGTGACTGCCAGCGCCTGGCCAAGCAGTGCCAGCTCTGGGACCTGCTCGGCGACCTGGAGGCCAAGTGCGCGAAGGTGTCCGAGTTCGGTGCGTCCCGGGGGGTCCGGGGGTCGCGGGCAGGGCTCTGGCGGGGCCCGGCCGGACGCCCTGAAGCCACCGTCCCGCCCGCAGTGGCCTCGAAGCCCGGCACGTGCGTGAAGGTGCTGACCATCGAGCCGCCCCCCGGGGACCCCCGGCTGCGGGAGGATCTGGCTATGCTGGCCCGCTGCGCGCTGCCCCCCGAGCTCCGGGTGAGCCGGGGGACCCCGCACCCCGCGGGCGGGAGGGGCGACTCGGGTCCGGGTCCCCAGAAACTTGGCTCCGGTTGCTGTGCGTTCCCTGTTCTGAGCCTCCTTGTCGTTCCGGCCACCTCTGCGCGTCCCAGGGGGACCTTGGGGAGCTGCCGTTCCCGAGCCCCGACGGCTTCAGCAGCTGCCCCGACGTCTGCTTCCGAGTGGCCAGCTGTAGCTTCCTGTGTCACAAGGTGCccgtcccctccctgtcccctccgtCCCCACCCCCTTgtccccagcccccctcccctggAGACAGACCCCGGCCCTCGCGCCCTCCCCTGTCACCCGCCCCCCCCAGGCCTTCTTCTGCGGCCGCAGCGACTACTTCCGGGCCCTGCTGGACGGCCACTTTCGGGAGAGCGAGGAGCCCGCGGCCCCGGGGGACCCCCCGGCTGTCACCCTGCGGGGCGTGTCGCCCGAGGTCTTCACGCACGTGCTGTACTACGTGTACAGCGACCACACCGAGGTGCGGGCCCGCGCGGGGCGGCGGGACGGGGACGCGGGGCCTGCGTGGTCCCCGGggcgctgggggaagggaggtcgCGGAAGGTCCCGGCGGGTCCCCGTGGGGGACACGGGGTGGCGGGGGGACAGGCTAGGAGCGAGGTCGTGGCACCGCTGTGCGGTTTCGCTTCAGGCAGCCGTAGTCGGTGACAAGACTCAGCAGGAGCAGGTgacactgcggtccccaacctctCCAGCAGGAGGGTGGCTGGGGGGACAGGAGCCCCGAGTGCCGCAGTGGCGAGCCCGGAGCCTCCTGTCCCTGGGTCGCCGCAGAGCCGTGGGGTCCGGGAGCCTCCGGTCACCTCTTCCCCTGCTGCCGCCCCGtgtccccagctgtccccagccGTCCCGTGTGTCCCCAGCTGCCCCGAGGCGCCCTGGACACAGGGCCACACGGGCGGCAGCCAGAGCGCGGAGGGTCCCCTCTGCCAGGGTGTGAGCGAGCGCGTAAAGGCCACCGTGTGTGACAAAGAGACACCGAGATGCGGTGGCTTCGGGAAGAGGGACTTCCTTTCCCTttggtgtctgaagtggggaCCCAGGGCAGGTGGCTCGCGGGGGACCCAGGGGGACCCGTGCCGTCCCCTAGTGCAAACCTTTTCCCTAAAGGCAAACTTTTCCGGCTCTGTGGCCCACGTGGCCTGTGTCAAAGCCACTCTGCGGTGCAAAGGCGACACAGATGACAGAGGCGGGTGGCGGTGGCCGGGCCGCGTCTACACGGGCAGAACGGGCGGGCCGTGGGCAAACTCGCGCCCCGGGAGGAAGCGGGGAGGCCGGTTCCGGTTTCACAAGCCCCTGGCGGTTGTGACCCCAACTTCCCACGTTCCGCCGGGGACACCTCCGTGGCCACGCTTGGTGGCAattggggagaggggtgggggttggggacagggagcttctgcccctcccctcccccacccgaaACAAGTCCCGGCCCCGGGAGCCCTCGGTGACCTCGGGGTGTCCCTCCGCCCGCTTGTGTCGCCGCAGCTGCCCCCCGAGGCCGCCTACGACGTGCTCGGCGTGGCCGACATGTACCTGCTGCCCGGCCTGAAGCGTCTATGCGGCCGCAGCCTGGCGCAGCTGCTGGACGAGGACAGCGTGGTGGGCGTGTGGCGCGTGGCCAAGCTGTTCCGCCTGGCGCGGCTGGAGGACCAGTGTACCGAGTTCATGGCCAAGGTCATCGACAAGGTGGGCCCGGGGCGGGACAGGACAGCGcgaccccacccctccccaccccccccgcGGGACAGGAGAGCGCGACCCCCACCCCCCGCGCGCTGAGCGGTCCTGCCCACCCGTCCCCCGGGTCGTGTCGCGCAGCTGGTGGAGCGCGAGGACTTCGCGGAGGCCGTccgggaggaggcggcggccgTGGCGGCGCGGCAGGAGACCGACTCCATCCCGCTGGTGGACGACATCCGTTTCCACGTGGCCAGCACCGTGCAGACCTACAGCGCCATCGAGGAGGCGCGACAGCGGCTGCGGGCGCTCGAGGACCTGCTGGTGGCCATCGGCCTGGACTGCTGAGCCCCTGCGGGGACGCGCGTGCGTGTGCGCGCGGCTGCTCCTTGCGCTCCCGGGGGCGTCGCGGTGGGTCGTCGCCGGGGCCACCCTCCGCCGTGAGCTTGGGGACCCCGGGTGGGGGGGGACGGGGAGGGTCTCTGCGGGCTGAGCCCCCCTGTCCCCGTGCACAAGGCGTCCCCAAGACCCGGGGCGCGCGCTTCTCAGGGAACCTGGCGCGGGGCGGGCTGCGGCCCCTCGGTGCCACCCTCTGTCCCCCGGATCCGGTTCGCGGCCCGGACTGGCCCCGGCTGGCGTCTCCGGGCCACTGTCGCGCGCGCAGGGCCGCTCAGGGCCAGGGGGCTGCGTGTGGCAATAAAGCTTGGATGACCCCCCGGGAGTCGGAGCCTGCGTCCCGGGTGGCAGCGAGGGACCGGCGGGGTCCTGGGAGCAGGGTTGGCAGGGGGGGACCGGTCTGTCCCCAGGGCGACCCTTCCTGCGGGGCTGTGACCTCGGGGCACAGTTACAAGGCAGAGAGGAGCCCCGAGAAGCCTCAGGGTCCAGGGCAGTGGGGTGTCCCCGAAGGGCACCCTGGGTGGCCTCAGCTTGGTGACACAGCCCCGGGGGCAGGACCGGAAGGAAACAGGGGGCATCTTGAGTCACCCTGCGGTGGTTTTGCAATTGTTTATAAAGCCTTTCTGCTTTGTCATTTTCCaacactttctgttttttttttttgttgtgtttttttttttttttttttttatctccaaaTGCATTTTCATCCGTGTCGCCCTCGCCTGTTGGTTACACGGGGAGGGGAGGCCGTGAGGTCGGAAGGGACCAGAAATGACGGAGCAGTTGGGACAGGGCATGGGGAGAGGGGGGCAGGGAGATGTGTCCCCTGGGTGCGGGGCAGGGGCTGcgccagggcctgggggctgaCACGGCCACGTTGCCACCAcgctgcctcagtttacccatccgGAAATCGGGCCTGCGTACAAAGTAGCGCCCGAGTAGCCAGTGTCGAGTGGGAAGAGCTCCCTCAGCGTgttgggtaaactgaggctgggTCTCCGTCCCCTTCGTGGGAGGCGCCAGCAGGAATGACTTGAATTTTTCCGAAGTCCACAGACCGGAAGGGCGGGGTCCCCGGCCGGTGGCCTCACCCGCTAGCAGGTGTCACCTCAGACCCGCCTGCGCAAGGGAGATTTGAacgtttaaaggaaaaaaaaaaatgataattacttGCATTTCTTGATGCATCGGGGGAAAATATGTTCGTGCAGCGAACGTGGCTTTTCTGACAGACGGTCGTTGAAATCGTGGCGTTTTCTATTTTTGAGCAGATGATTTGAacgtttaaagaaaaaaaaatgataattacttGCATTTCTTGATGCATTAGGGGAAAAATGAGTTCGTGCAGCAAACGTGGCTTTTCTGACAGTCGGTCGTTGAAATTCTGGCGTTTTCTGTTTTTGAGCAGATGATCTGAacgtttaaagaaaaaaaaatgataattacttGCATTTCTTGATGCATTGGGGGAAAAATGAGTTCGTGCAGCGAACGTGGCTTGTCTGACAGACGTTTGTTGAAATTGTGGCGTTTTCTATTTTTGAGCAGATTTTAAGTGGAAACAATAGCGGAGGCGGTTGAGGAAGAATGTTCTGGAACTGGTGTTTGAGTGGCTCAGACACAGCCACGGCATCGTTGCAGGCAGAGCTGCCACCGCTGGAGGGTCAGGGTGGCTTCTGCGTCCCCCAGGAGGAAGCCGAGGTcaccctgggggggggggccacACAGCGGGATTCCACTGAAATGACAATTTCAAATGCAGTGTCTACGCTTAGTTGAAAAATGAGGTGGATTTCAGTGTAGACGTGGGCTCCGCGCACACAAGGCCCAGCCTCTCCGGATTTTGTTTGGTCTCTGGAGTCTCCGTCCCCCGGCCTGGATGCTTTGTCTTGCTCTGGAATTTCATCAGAAccgtattttttttgtttgtttgttttttgaggcagagtctcgctctgtcgcccgggtagagtgtcgtggcgtcagcctcgctcacagcagcctcagactcctgggctccagcgatcctcctgcctcagcctccccagtagctgggacgacaggcatgcgccaccacgcctggctcatttttctcttttgtagagatggggtcttgctatgttgtccaggctggccttaaactccggggctcaagccatcctcctgcctcagcctcccgagtagctgggacgacaggcatgcgccaccacgcccggctcattttttctgtatgtatatttagttgtccagctaatttctttctatttttagtagagacggggtctcgctcttgctcaggctggtctcgaactcctgacctcgagcgatcctcccgcctcggcctcccagagtgccgggatgacaggcgtgagccaccttggcCCGCCCTGCGGTTGGCGGCTGCTGAGGACGCCGTGTTCCCTGCAGGGACGCCCCAGCTTTGGCCAGGGCCAGACACAAGCTTGCGGGGCCCCTCGCGTCAAAATGATTGAGAATTTCGCACGCAACCAAACGCCCGGCCCTTCTGGGGACCGCACGGGTGGCCGGGCCACCCGGTGCCACGCTCAgcgccccctccctgccccgttAGGTGTTTCTGGGCAGGTGGGGACGTGGCCTTCCGCAGGGCCCAGAGCGCCACCAGGTGGACGAGCAGAACAGACGTCCCGGAGGCCGGGccggtggaggcagggaggccgaTTTGGGGACTTGGTGGCACTTTGAGCACAGAGGGGCCATCGTCCTGCTCGCGTTTTGACAGCCCCTCCAGCCGCCGCCGTGCGGGAACGTTCTTAACGGTTCGCGGGAGAAAATGGGGACCCACCCAGGAGCCAGCCTGCTGTCTCTGTCCCTTGGGGGGGGGGTGACAGCCAGGGCGCCAGAGGATGACGCTTTGGAGGGACAGGTGTGGGCGGGGAGAGAGCGGATGAGGACCAGCCAGACGCAAGGGACGCCGGCCTCTGGGGTCGCGGCcggacagagggacagagggacagacgGACGCCAGTCAGAAAACACCTGGTTTACTGGGGTGAGCTGTAGTGCGCACGGGGCCCTTTAATAGTTCCAAGCGGGGACACGCGGGTCCCCAGCCGCGGTAGCCGTGGTGACGCTCACAGAGCAGTGACTGGCGCGGAAGGGCGTCGTGGTCCCGACAAGGT
This genomic window contains:
- the ABTB1 gene encoding ankyrin repeat and BTB/POZ domain-containing protein 1 isoform X1; this translates as MDTSDLFASCRKGDVGRVRYLLEQRDVEVNVRDKWDSTPLYYACLCGHEELVLYLLANGARCEANTFDGERCLYGALSDAIRRALRDYKQVTASCRRRDYYDDFLQRLLEQGLHSDVAFVVHGKPFRAHRCVLGARSAYFANMLDTKWKGKGVVVLRHPLINPVAFGALLQYLYTGRLDIGVEHVGDCQRLAKQCQLWDLLGDLEAKCAKVSEFVASKPGTCVKVLTIEPPPGDPRLREDLAMLARCALPPELRGDLGELPFPSPDGFSSCPDVCFRVASCSFLCHKAFFCGRSDYFRALLDGHFRESEEPAAPGDPPAVTLRGVSPEVFTHVLYYVYSDHTELPPEAAYDVLGVADMYLLPGLKRLCGRSLAQLLDEDSVVGVWRVAKLFRLARLEDQCTEFMAKVIDKLVEREDFAEAVREEAAAVAARQETDSIPLVDDIRFHVASTVQTYSAIEEARQRLRALEDLLVAIGLDC
- the ABTB1 gene encoding ankyrin repeat and BTB/POZ domain-containing protein 1 isoform X2, which produces MWAECGTCWSSGTWRYYACLCGHEELVLYLLANGARCEANTFDGERCLYGALSDAIRRALRDYKQVTASCRRRDYYDDFLQRLLEQGLHSDVAFVVHGKPFRAHRCVLGARSAYFANMLDTKWKGKGVVVLRHPLINPVAFGALLQYLYTGRLDIGVEHVGDCQRLAKQCQLWDLLGDLEAKCAKVSEFVASKPGTCVKVLTIEPPPGDPRLREDLAMLARCALPPELRGDLGELPFPSPDGFSSCPDVCFRVASCSFLCHKAFFCGRSDYFRALLDGHFRESEEPAAPGDPPAVTLRGVSPEVFTHVLYYVYSDHTELPPEAAYDVLGVADMYLLPGLKRLCGRSLAQLLDEDSVVGVWRVAKLFRLARLEDQCTEFMAKVIDKLVEREDFAEAVREEAAAVAARQETDSIPLVDDIRFHVASTVQTYSAIEEARQRLRALEDLLVAIGLDC